The Acidobacteriota bacterium genome includes the window ACGTGATCGGGATCCGGCATCGGGATGAGGACCACAGACCGCGGGTGGCGGACGACCTCGACGTTCACCTCGTTGCCGTTGGGGAAGCGCACGCGATCGACGTGCACGTCGAAGATGCGCCCGTGGAACGCCACGCGTGAATCGAGCTTCTGGAAATCAGTCATCGGATTGAAGCCCTCGAATGTCGTCGAGCACCTGCTGGAGGTCCGGCGCGAGCGGGGCAGTGAAGGTCATCGCGCGCCCGTCCGCCGGGTGCTTGAAGGCCAGCCGGGACGCGTGAAGAAACGGCCGCTGGAGGCGCCTGATCGGCAGCAGGTCCCCCGCGACATGCCGCCGCAGCCCGCCGTAGGCCGGGTCGCCCACGATCGGGTGGCCGATCTCGCTGAGGTGCACGCGGATCTGATGCGTGCGCCCCGTGTAAATCGCCACTCTCAGCAGGGAGACTCCCCGCAGGTGTTCGGCCCCCGTGACGCGCGTGACGGCGTGGCGCGCGTGCCGCGCCCGGCTCGACATCTTCTGGCGGTCGTTCGGATCGCGGCCGATGGGCGATTCGATTCGCCGTCCTGCCTGGACCACGCCCCAGACGAGCGCGACGTACTCCTTTTCGACCTCGCGAAGCTTGAACTGACGCGACAATTCCTGATGCGCCGCGTCGTGCTTGGCGACCACCATCAGCCCTGATGTTCCCCGATCCAGCCGATGGACGATCCCGGGGCGACGCTCACCGCCGATGCCGCTCAGATCCTTCACGTGATGCAGCAGCGCGTTGACCAGCGTCCCCTGCGAATGCCCGGCGCCCGGGTGCACCACCATGCCGGCGGGCTTGTCGATCACGACAATGTCCGGGTCGTCGTAGATGATGGGCAGCGGCAGGTTCTCCGCTTCAGGCGCCGCGGGCCCGGGCGGCGGGATGTCGATCGCGATCCGCATGCCGGCCCGCACGGGCGTGCTCGGGCGGACGTGGGTCATCGGTGCGTGTACCTGCTCGCCCTTGATCAATCGCTGGATTTGCGATCGCGAGTGCGATGGGAGCAGGGCGGCGAGGAACTGGTCGAGTCGAACCCCGTCGTGCGCCTGCTCGACGATCAGCTCGTAGCGTGTCCGGTCGGCGCTCACGCGACCCGCTTGCGCGCGGCGGCGGCCGGCGGGGGCGCCGGGGCGCGCCGCACCAGCCGGATCAGCATCGCCACGCTGATGGGAACGAGGATCACCGAGATGAGCTGGGACGTGGACAGCACGCCGACAGCCCCGCGAGGGTCCCCGCGGTAGAACTCGATGACGAAGCGCGTGACCGCGTAGAGCAGCATGTACAGCCAGAACGTGCGGCCGGGGAACTGGCGCCCCCGCCGCTCGGTCGCAAGCAGCAGCACCAGGATCACGAGTTCCGCCCCGGCTTCGTACAGCTGCGTGGGGTGCAGCGGGACGCCGAGCGGCGTGCCGACGTTCTCGGCGGCGAGGGGGTTCGTGAAGGTGATCGCCCACCTGACCGACGCGGGCCGCCCGTAGCAGCACCCCGCCATCAGGCAGCCGAGCCGGCCGACGACGTGACCGAGCGCGATCCCGGGCGCGAAGGCGTCGGTCGTCGGCCACAAGGGCAGTCTCGTCCGGCGCATGTACCACATCGCCGCCACCACCGCGACGATGAGCCCGCCGTAAAACACGCCACCGGAACGGAACAGGGAGAACAGCTCTGCCGGGTTGCGCGAGTACTGCCCGAAGTCCACGACCAGCAGCAGCAGCTTGGCACCGACGAGGGCGCTCGCGATGATCAGGATGCCGAGGTCCATCACACGATCGCCGTTGAGCCCGCCGGCGCGCGCGCGGCGCACGGCGAGCCAGAGGCCGGTCAGGTACGCGGCCGCGAGCAGGAGGCCGTACGTGTAGACGGGAAACCGGCCGACCTCAAACAGCAGCGGATGCATGCCGATCTCCAGGGAACAGCACTTCGAACAGGACGAGGATCGCGCCCACCGTGATGGCCGCGTCGGCGACGTTGAAGGCCCAGAAGTGAATGTCGCCGTAGTACACGTCGACGAAGTCGAGCACGTAGCCGTGCTGGATGCGGTCCAGCAGGTTGCCGACGGCGCCGCCGAGGATGAGCGCCAGCCCCGTCCGGGCGACGCGCTCGTGCGCACCGAGCTTCACGGCATAGGCGCCGA containing:
- a CDS encoding RluA family pseudouridine synthase, translating into MIVEQAHDGVRLDQFLAALLPSHSRSQIQRLIKGEQVHAPMTHVRPSTPVRAGMRIAIDIPPPGPAAPEAENLPLPIIYDDPDIVVIDKPAGMVVHPGAGHSQGTLVNALLHHVKDLSGIGGERRPGIVHRLDRGTSGLMVVAKHDAAHQELSRQFKLREVEKEYVALVWGVVQAGRRIESPIGRDPNDRQKMSSRARHARHAVTRVTGAEHLRGVSLLRVAIYTGRTHQIRVHLSEIGHPIVGDPAYGGLRRHVAGDLLPIRRLQRPFLHASRLAFKHPADGRAMTFTAPLAPDLQQVLDDIRGLQSDD
- the lgt gene encoding prolipoprotein diacylglyceryl transferase; the protein is MHPLLFEVGRFPVYTYGLLLAAAYLTGLWLAVRRARAGGLNGDRVMDLGILIIASALVGAKLLLLVVDFGQYSRNPAELFSLFRSGGVFYGGLIVAVVAAMWYMRRTRLPLWPTTDAFAPGIALGHVVGRLGCLMAGCCYGRPASVRWAITFTNPLAAENVGTPLGVPLHPTQLYEAGAELVILVLLLATERRGRQFPGRTFWLYMLLYAVTRFVIEFYRGDPRGAVGVLSTSQLISVILVPISVAMLIRLVRRAPAPPPAAAARKRVA